A DNA window from Bacillota bacterium contains the following coding sequences:
- a CDS encoding glycosyltransferase family 39 protein, with protein sequence MKATSNRSLLRELLPVGIPLVAIGMGCFFGLSAAGLFDLDEGLYATAARQTVESGDWLVPRVGTGVFFDKPPLTYWLQALCMKIFGFTPLAARLPSALAATLTAWLLWQWAKRRELHRVGWLALVIYPLCPLTMGLARQAIMDSLLTLWLTLAVVGWIEGYTGDRRWYLLTAAGAGLATMTKGFIGLLLPGAAMVLWILLRRDWGELKRIPWLPALGLYLLIVLPWHVAVWQATGQQFVDEYIVRHHILRFLGREFGHVAPFWFYIPVLVAGMYPWSAFVPIIGWQAISGWRCEREKLCCAWAMWAFWALVVIVFFSLSKSKLPGYVLPAVPALCLLAAVRLQSLWTVKRGLRAGEAALVGFTGIVLGAAFALVGAVGWQWRGVETAMLMGKPVPPDVVQAVSHMAPFALILSTLFVLSVIFLAWRWAHTPRVVGTAALFGMLFAFLAGHDGLPRWDAYDIAPLHRLARSLIPVLQQGKVVMVYAFEPSRPSLRFVMGHPSQVHTPGTPQDLRQLVLRYNGGFILAHKNTPLPADLPCRPVREREDGRWVVYQCVPSAE encoded by the coding sequence ATGAAAGCGACGTCCAACAGGTCCCTGCTTCGCGAACTGCTGCCAGTGGGCATCCCGCTGGTAGCCATCGGCATGGGGTGCTTCTTCGGATTGAGTGCAGCAGGGCTGTTTGACCTCGACGAAGGACTGTATGCCACCGCCGCGCGGCAGACGGTGGAGTCGGGTGACTGGCTGGTACCTCGCGTGGGCACAGGCGTCTTCTTCGACAAACCTCCCCTCACCTACTGGCTACAGGCATTGTGCATGAAGATATTCGGCTTCACGCCACTGGCGGCACGCCTGCCTTCCGCTCTGGCAGCAACCCTGACCGCATGGCTCTTGTGGCAGTGGGCGAAACGTCGGGAACTGCACCGTGTCGGCTGGCTGGCACTTGTCATTTATCCCCTGTGCCCACTGACGATGGGATTAGCGCGGCAGGCGATTATGGACAGCCTGCTCACTTTGTGGTTGACGCTGGCTGTAGTCGGATGGATCGAAGGTTACACCGGAGACCGCCGATGGTACCTTCTGACGGCAGCGGGCGCAGGGCTGGCGACCATGACCAAAGGCTTCATCGGGCTGCTTCTGCCGGGCGCGGCGATGGTGCTGTGGATTTTGCTGCGGCGAGATTGGGGAGAACTGAAACGCATCCCGTGGTTACCCGCTCTGGGGCTGTACCTGCTCATTGTGCTGCCCTGGCACGTGGCGGTCTGGCAGGCGACCGGGCAACAGTTCGTCGACGAGTATATCGTTCGACACCATATCCTCCGCTTTCTGGGCAGAGAGTTCGGGCACGTCGCGCCGTTCTGGTTCTACATCCCCGTGCTGGTGGCAGGCATGTATCCCTGGAGCGCGTTCGTGCCCATCATCGGCTGGCAGGCGATAAGCGGCTGGCGTTGCGAGCGGGAGAAACTCTGCTGCGCATGGGCGATGTGGGCGTTCTGGGCGCTGGTGGTTATCGTCTTCTTCTCTCTCAGCAAATCCAAGCTGCCAGGCTACGTGCTGCCAGCAGTGCCTGCGTTGTGCCTTTTAGCGGCGGTGCGTTTACAGTCCCTGTGGACGGTAAAGCGGGGACTGCGCGCAGGCGAAGCCGCGCTGGTGGGGTTCACTGGCATCGTGCTGGGGGCGGCGTTCGCGCTGGTGGGCGCGGTCGGCTGGCAGTGGCGCGGCGTTGAAACGGCTATGCTGATGGGCAAGCCTGTCCCGCCGGATGTGGTGCAGGCGGTTTCGCACATGGCGCCCTTCGCGCTCATACTGAGCACGCTGTTCGTGTTAAGCGTTATCTTCCTGGCGTGGCGATGGGCACACACCCCGCGCGTGGTGGGCACTGCGGCGCTCTTCGGAATGTTGTTCGCCTTTTTGGCAGGGCATGACGGCTTGCCCCGCTGGGACGCTTACGACATTGCGCCACTACATCGGCTGGCACGTTCGCTGATACCCGTGCTGCAACAGGGAAAGGTCGTCATGGTGTACGCCTTCGAACCCAGCCGTCCCAGCCTGCGATTCGTGATGGGACATCCGTCACAGGTGCACACTCCGGGCACGCCGCAAGACCTGCGCCAGCTGGTGCTGCGTTATAACGGCGGCTTCATCCTCGCCCACAAAAACACTCCTCTCCCCGCCGACCTG